The bacterium genome includes a window with the following:
- a CDS encoding ATPase, T2SS/T4P/T4SS family, with protein MTEEATLTLEADAVGQAREILSRLIAHVPASQEGFERQMFIGKLLLDLSPEQRQCLKRVVESWLARTVQLEASDIDVGSYGCGEQIWFRVFGFKKPDPELGSFSVDETDFLIQNLLMDKQREYLYEWRNLDFSYTIHCNETRVRFRADTYFDLDHLAMNMRRISETIYPFKDLGLHQNVARALSLAHVKQGLVLITGITGSGKSTTLDSIIDANNKTMDAHAVIIGSPIENIHTSRRCIIRHREVGRDVMSFKEGAVQALRQDPDIIVIGEMRDADTILTALEITDSGHKVFSTLHTGSAVESIDRIIAECPTSVQERVRMRLADVLTVILSQKLVPDHSGRLQLAKEVLLVNSSVRAAIKNNNTGEIYQMIFESGSEGMITIEQDLYRLYRLKKISKENAINFANNKKRLGELLRREL; from the coding sequence CGCTGTTGGCCAGGCCAGAGAGATACTCTCTCGGCTGATTGCGCATGTGCCGGCCTCACAAGAGGGTTTCGAGCGGCAGATGTTCATCGGCAAGCTGCTTTTAGACCTCTCGCCCGAGCAGCGGCAGTGCCTCAAGCGGGTGGTAGAGAGCTGGCTCGCAAGGACTGTGCAGCTCGAGGCGTCGGATATCGACGTGGGCAGCTACGGCTGCGGGGAGCAGATATGGTTTAGGGTGTTCGGTTTCAAGAAGCCCGATCCCGAGCTCGGTTCCTTCTCGGTGGACGAGACCGATTTCCTCATCCAGAACCTGCTGATGGACAAGCAGAGGGAGTACCTCTATGAGTGGCGCAACCTCGACTTCTCCTACACGATCCACTGTAACGAAACCCGTGTTCGGTTTAGGGCTGATACGTATTTTGATCTTGACCATTTGGCCATGAACATGCGGCGGATCTCGGAGACTATTTACCCGTTCAAGGACCTCGGCCTTCACCAGAACGTGGCGCGGGCACTTTCGCTGGCTCACGTGAAGCAGGGGCTTGTGCTGATAACTGGGATAACCGGTTCTGGCAAGAGCACAACGCTTGACAGCATCATCGACGCAAACAACAAGACCATGGACGCCCACGCAGTGATCATAGGCAGCCCGATCGAGAACATTCACACTAGCCGCCGGTGCATCATCCGGCACCGGGAGGTGGGTCGAGACGTGATGTCGTTCAAAGAGGGCGCAGTTCAGGCCTTAAGGCAGGACCCGGACATTATCGTGATCGGCGAGATGCGCGATGCAGACACGATATTGACAGCGCTTGAGATCACCGACAGCGGGCACAAGGTCTTCTCGACTCTGCACACTGGCTCGGCAGTGGAGAGCATCGACAGGATCATCGCCGAGTGCCCGACCAGTGTCCAGGAACGGGTGCGGATGCGGCTGGCTGACGTCTTGACGGTGATTCTCTCTCAGAAGCTCGTCCCTGACCACAGTGGACGACTTCAGCTCGCCAAGGAGGTCCTTCTGGTCAACTCGTCCGTCAGGGCCGCCATCAAGAACAACAACACGGGCGAGATATACCAGATGATCTTCGAGTCAGGGAGCGAGGGGATGATAACGATTGAACAGGACCTCTACCGTCTTTATCGGCTAAAGAAAATATCGAAAGAGAATGCAATCAACTTCGCGAACAACAAGAAGAGGTTGGGCGAGTTGCTTCGGAGGGAACTATGA